ATCTTGTTTGGAGCGTGATGGCTTTGAATGCACAGGAAATCATCAACTATATCGCAGATTCCCCCAAGAAGACCCCAGTAAAGATTTACGTCAACCTGTCGGCTCCGGTGGACTTCGGATCCGCTGAAGTGTTCGGTGAGGGAAAGAGCCGCATCGTCTTTGGGGACTGGGCCGAGCTGGCGCCCATCCTGGAGGACAACCGGGAGAAGATCACCGACTGCGTGGTGGAGAACGACCGCCGGAACTCCGGCGTGCCCCTGCTGGACCTGAAAGATCTCAAGGCCCGGATCGAACCCGGGGCCATCATTCGGGAGAAGGTGGAGATCGGCGAGGGTGCCGTCATCATGATGGGGGCCATCCTCAATATCGGTGCTGTGGTGGGCAAACGCACCATGATCGACATGGGGGCTGTCCTGGGCGGACGGGCCACGGTGGGAGACGACTGCCACATCGGCGCCGGAGCCGTGCTGGCCGGGGTGGTGGAGCCCGCCTCCGCCACCCCGGTAGTGGTGGAGGACGGCGTCCTGGTGGGCGCCAACGCCGTGGTGATCGAGGGGGTGCGGATCGGCGCCGGGGCTGTGGTGGCCGCGGGCGCTGTTGTGACGGAGAACGTCCCTCCCAACGCGGTGGTGGCCGGAACCCCCGCCAGGATCATCAAGATGAAGGACGCCCGGACGGAGGGAAAGACCGCCCTGGTGGACGCCTTGCGGAGCCTGTGAACTGGAGAAGAAGCGGCCCTGCGGCGTTGTGCCGCAGGGTCCCTTTTATCAGAACGTCAAAATTTAAGACAAAAATTTGGCGGCAATCGTTTGCGGTTTCGATTGCCTGGGGCGGCGCCTTGTGATATTGTAATAGCAACAATCGAACAGGGGGGCTGGACATGCTGGTATTGGACTTCATCAACGTGGGCAACGGCGACTCCATCCTGGTCCGGGAGATGGAGGGGGAACGGCTGCGTTTTTCCATGCTGGTGGACTGCGGCCACGACAGCCTGGAGCGGGACGACCACCCGCCGGTGGAGGACCCCCGCTCCTGCCGGATCTTTGCCGGGGATTTCCTGCGAAGTCAAGGTGTGGCGCATCTGGATATCCTGCTGGTCACCCACTTCCACCGGGACCACATCGGTGGTCTGGGCCGGGTGCTGGAGACCGTCACTGTGGGCGAGCTGCTGACCCCCTATGCGCCCCCCGCCGATTCCGGCCCTCTGGACCCGGACGGAGACAACGGCCTGCCCAAGGCAGCGCGGAACGTGCTGCGGTGTATGGACCTGTACGCCGGCCCCCTGCGGCGGTACGGAGACCGGATCGGCCGGATCAAGGAGCTGCCGGGGGACCGGGTGGAGTGTCTCCGGCTGACGGACGACCTCACCATGGACATCCTGTTCGGCGAGCCCGCCCTGTACCCCCGGCAGAGAGCGGTGTACGACGCCGCCTTCCGGGGGGAGCGGAACGGCTATGACCTGATTCACTGGGGAAAGTCCATGAACGTCTCCAGCCTGCGCCAGCGGCTGTACTACCATGGGAAGGAGATCGTTCTGGGGGGCGACGCCTACGCCCACATGTGGGAGACGCAGACCGCCACCCCCTGCGACATCCTGAAGGTGCCCCACCATGCCTCCCTGTCCTCCACCACCCGGAAGCTGCTGCGGCTGCTCCAGCCGAAAGCCGCCGTGGTCTGCGTGGCCGCCGGACGTCCGGACGAGCGGCCCCATCCTTATATCGTCTCCCTGCTGAAGGAATTTACGGAAGATGTCCATTTCACCGATGCGGTGGAGATCCCCGGCCTGGTGGAGCCGGTGTTCCACACGTCCGTCCATATAGAGCTGCCATGAGGAGTTCTCTGATAAAAAAGAGACCGCCCCAGCCGCCGTTTTCAAAACGGCGGCTGGGGCGGTGCGGCTTCAGGGGGAAGCAGATTACTGCACGCCCTCCCGGTTCAGCAGCTCCAGGATTCTGGCGTCATCTTCCACCGTGGCGCTGGGCATGGGGAAGGTGCCCGCACTGGTGGCGGCGATGCCCCGCAGGCGGCAGGCCTCCTTGATGACGGGCAGGAAGGGGCTGCGGATGGCATACAGGTCCATCAGATGGTCGATGGTCTGCTGGCCTCTGGCGATGCCGGCCAGGTCGTTCTCCCGGAAGGCGCGGACCCAGGCGGCGCAGATCTCCGGCACCACGTTGCTGAGGGCGCCGATGCAGCCGTTGCCGCCGGAGAGTACATTGTGGGCGAAGTTGTCGTCAAAGCCGGAGTAGATCTCGAACTGGGGGATCTGGGACTTGACGACCTTGATGAGCTCCCGGGTGTGGTCCATGCCGGGAACGGTGTCTTTCATGCCCACGATGTTGGGGTGCATCTTGGCCAAAGCCAGCACCGTCTCAGGCGGGATCGTGTAGCCGGTGTTGTCAGGGAAGTTGTAGATGTAGATATCGCCGTGAATTTGCTCGGCCAGGCGGTCATAGTATTGCAGCAGAGCGGAGGGGCCGAAGTGGAAGTAGTAGGGCGGCAGGATCATAACGGCGTCGGCTCCTGCGTCCAGGCAGAAGTTGGAAAAGCTGATGATCTCGTCCGCTACCATGTGGCTGGTGCCGATGATCAGCTTCACCCGGTGGTCGATCTTCTCGATGGCGAATTTGGCCATCTCCCGGCGCTGGTTCATGGGCATGGCGAAAAACTCGCTGCTGCTGCCCTCCACCAGGATGCCGTCTACGCCCTGGTCGATGAGATTGTTGAACAGACGCTCCTGGCTGGCCAGGTCCAGCGTGCCATCCTCGTTGAAGAGTGTGATGGCCGGCGTCAGATATGCTGCGTTCATAGAAAAGTCCTCCTTCATACGGCCCCGGGACCGCTGGCTCCAAACCCGCGGGGTGAGATTTTGAAAACGCACGGGCGGGGCGCGAAAAACAGGCTTTAGTATAACAAAACGGCGCTGAATGTCAAGAGAAGATCTGGTAAAATCCCGCCGGTTGGAAAACAGGGCGGCGGCGCATGCCCGCTTGTCAAACGAAGCGGCATCTGATATGATCGGCCTGGAGAAATCAATCGGCGGCGGAGAGCGCCGGCGTGGAAGGAGCACGATATGACACAGGGACAGCATCGGGCCACAGCCCGGGTTTTGGATATTCTGGAGAGCCTGTCCGGCTCAGAGGAGGGCTTGACGCTGACAGAATTGTCACAGGCCCTGGATGCCCCGAAGAGCAGCCTGTTTCCCATCGTACATACGCTGGAGGAGCGGCGATACCTCCGGCAGGACGATGGGACGGGCCGGTATACTATGGGTCCCCGGGCGCTGGTGCTGGGAGCGGCCTTCTCGGCGGACCGGGGGCTGGCACCCATTACCCAGGTGATGAAGGAGGTGGCTTCCAAATGCCAGGAGACATGCCAGATGGGCATTCTGGACCAAGACAGGGTGCTGTATGTGGCGCGGGAGGATTCTCCCCAGCCCATCCGGCTGATTTCCTGGGTGGGGACCCGCCTGCCGGCCAACGCCACTGCCGTCGGTAAGGCTCTGCTCAGCGGCCTGACGAACGAGGAGGTGCGGGCGCTGTATGCCGGGGGCCTGCCCCGGCTGACAGAGCAGACCATCACGGATGTGGAGACCCTGCTGGCCCAGTTGGAGGCGGTCCGGCGCGGGGAACTGGCTATGGAGCGGGAGGAATCCACGGACCAGCTGGCCTGCTGGGCCGCGCCGCTGCGGCGGAAGGGAACGGTGTTCGCGGCTCTCAGCATCTCCGTACCGCTGTTCCGCTGCCGGGAAGAGAAGATCGAGCTGGTCCGCCGCAGTCTCCTGACTGCCCAGGCGGAGATCGAAAAGCTGGCCGAAACGCGAAACTTTGGCTTGTCTGAGAATTGACAAACTGGGAACGGCATGATATAATGCGACCGAAAATTCCAAAATAAGAACTGAGTTCGACATAAGGAACAGAAAAGGGCGCCGCGCTGACAAGAGTCTGTCTTGGTGTCCCCCTTGCACGGAGATCTGTGTGCGGTCCCAGAGCCGTCCGGCGGCTGGGACAGGATCCGTGGCCAGAGTCCCTGACAACGGGGCTTTTTTAAGATAAATCCCTTTGGTGTGACGGCCCGCATGATCGGCCGCTCATGCGGGGAATGCTCGCAAATGGCCAGGGGAGAGGCCCTCTGCCCCCCCAGCAAACAAATTGAGGAGGAAGAAAGACCATGATCATGCGATTCCTGAAAAAGATCCCCGCAGGTATGATGGTCGTCCCGATGCTGCTCGGCGCGATTATCAATACCTTCCTTCCGGAGGTCACCAACATCGGCTCCTTCACCACCGCCGTCTTCACCAGTGCCGGCGCCAACACCGCCATCGGTATCCAGCTGTTCTGCCTGGGCACCACGCTGCGGGTCCGGGACATGGGCGGCGTTGTCAAGCGGGGCGGTGTGCTGCTGATCTCCAAGTTCGTCATCGGCGCCGCCATCGGCATTGTGGTGGGCAAGGTGTTCGGCCCCACTGGTGTGCTGGGCCTGAGCTCTCTGGCCATCATCTCCGCCGTCACGAACTCCAACGGCTCCATCTATCTGGCCCTGATGAACTCCTACGGTGACACCGTGGACCAGGCGGCCATGCCTCTGCTGGCCATCAACGACGGCCCCATGCTGACCATGATCGCTATGGGCATCGGCGGCCTGGCCGATATCCCCTTCATGGCCCTTGTGGCTGCTATCGGCCCCATCCTGGTGGGTATGATCCTGGGCAACATCGACAAGGACCTGTCTGACTTCCTGGCCCCCGCCGGCACCATCCTGCTGCCCTTTGTGGGCTTCTGCCTGGGCGCTGGCATGAACCTGACCAACATCGCCAAGGGCGGCGCGCAGGGCATTCTGCTGGGCCTTGTCACCTGCCTCATCGGCGGCGCCTTCATTGTGCTGTGCGACCGCTTCATCAGCCGCCGTCCCGGCTATGCCGGCTGGGCTGTGGCAACCACCGCAGGCAACGCCGTGGCAGTGCCCGCCGTTATCGCCGAGGCGGATCCCTCTTGGGCGCAGTGGGCGGATGTGGCCACCTCTCAGGTGGCGGCGTCTGCCATCCTGACCGCCATTCTGGTCCCCATCATTACCTCTTGGTGGGCCAAGAAGTTCGGCTGCCCCAAGTTCCCGAAAGACGAGGCACAGAAAGCCCTGTTTGAGAAGCACTGATTCCCATTACACATATTCGTTGAGGAACGAAAGGAGTATTACATTATGTTGAACGGCATGATCGTTGAGCCCGTGGACAACGTGGTGGTCGCCATCGAGCCCGTGAAGAAGGGCGAGACCGTCACCTACATGTGCGCGGGCGAGGAGAAGCGCCTGACTGCGGCGGAGGACATCACCATCTATCACAAGCTGGCTGCCTGCGACATCGCCAAAGGCCAGCCCATCGTCAAGTACGGCGAGCACATCGGCCTGGCGGCCCGGGACATCAAGGCCGGCGAGCACGTGCACTGCCACAACCTGGAAGAGCACCGGGAAAACCTGGACAGCAAGGGCTGAGAAGGAGGATACGAGTATGAATTTCTACGGTTACAAGCGTCCGGACGGCCGCGTGGGCGTCCGCAACAAGGTCCTGATCCTGCCTGCCAGTGTCTGCGCCTCTGATACCACCCGTATCATCTCCCAGCAGGTGGTGGGCTCCGTCACCTTCAACAACCAGTTGGGCTGCTCCCAGGTGGCTCCCGACCAGCAGTTCACCATGGACGTTATGGCCGGCTATGCCGCCAACCCCAATGTCTACGGCACCGTGGTGGTGTCCCTGGGCTGCGAGAACTGCCAGATGGACCTGGTGGTGAAGGCCATCCAGGAGCGCACCAACAAGCCCCTGAAGCAGGTCATCATCCAGGAGGCCGGCGGCACCCTGAAGGCCATCGACATGGCCGTCCGCTACGCCAAGGAGATGGTGGAGGAGGCCTCCCTGCTGCAGAAGGAGGAGTTCCCCATGTCCGAGCTGATTATCGGCACGGAGTGCGGCGGCTCTGACCCCACCAGCGGCCTGGCGGCCAACCCCCTGATCGGCCAGCTCAGCGACCTGATTGTCAAGGAGGGCGGCACCTCCATCCTGTCTGAGACCACTGAGTTCATCGGCGCCGAGCACCTGCTGGCCCGCCGCGCCATCAACAAGGAGGTTCACGACCGCATCTTTGAGATCGTCCACCGCTATGAGGACTCCCTGCGCCTGGTGGGCGAGGAAGTCCGTGAGGGCAACCCCTCTCCCGGCAACAAGGCCGGCGGCCTGACCTGCCTG
This DNA window, taken from Dysosmobacter welbionis, encodes the following:
- the dapD gene encoding 2,3,4,5-tetrahydropyridine-2,6-dicarboxylate N-acetyltransferase, whose product is MALNAQEIINYIADSPKKTPVKIYVNLSAPVDFGSAEVFGEGKSRIVFGDWAELAPILEDNREKITDCVVENDRRNSGVPLLDLKDLKARIEPGAIIREKVEIGEGAVIMMGAILNIGAVVGKRTMIDMGAVLGGRATVGDDCHIGAGAVLAGVVEPASATPVVVEDGVLVGANAVVIEGVRIGAGAVVAAGAVVTENVPPNAVVAGTPARIIKMKDARTEGKTALVDALRSL
- a CDS encoding ComEC/Rec2 family competence protein; translated protein: MLVLDFINVGNGDSILVREMEGERLRFSMLVDCGHDSLERDDHPPVEDPRSCRIFAGDFLRSQGVAHLDILLVTHFHRDHIGGLGRVLETVTVGELLTPYAPPADSGPLDPDGDNGLPKAARNVLRCMDLYAGPLRRYGDRIGRIKELPGDRVECLRLTDDLTMDILFGEPALYPRQRAVYDAAFRGERNGYDLIHWGKSMNVSSLRQRLYYHGKEIVLGGDAYAHMWETQTATPCDILKVPHHASLSSTTRKLLRLLQPKAAVVCVAAGRPDERPHPYIVSLLKEFTEDVHFTDAVEIPGLVEPVFHTSVHIELP
- a CDS encoding dihydrodipicolinate synthase family protein, yielding MNAAYLTPAITLFNEDGTLDLASQERLFNNLIDQGVDGILVEGSSSEFFAMPMNQRREMAKFAIEKIDHRVKLIIGTSHMVADEIISFSNFCLDAGADAVMILPPYYFHFGPSALLQYYDRLAEQIHGDIYIYNFPDNTGYTIPPETVLALAKMHPNIVGMKDTVPGMDHTRELIKVVKSQIPQFEIYSGFDDNFAHNVLSGGNGCIGALSNVVPEICAAWVRAFRENDLAGIARGQQTIDHLMDLYAIRSPFLPVIKEACRLRGIAATSAGTFPMPSATVEDDARILELLNREGVQ
- a CDS encoding IclR family transcriptional regulator yields the protein MTQGQHRATARVLDILESLSGSEEGLTLTELSQALDAPKSSLFPIVHTLEERRYLRQDDGTGRYTMGPRALVLGAAFSADRGLAPITQVMKEVASKCQETCQMGILDQDRVLYVAREDSPQPIRLISWVGTRLPANATAVGKALLSGLTNEEVRALYAGGLPRLTEQTITDVETLLAQLEAVRRGELAMEREESTDQLACWAAPLRRKGTVFAALSISVPLFRCREEKIELVRRSLLTAQAEIEKLAETRNFGLSEN
- a CDS encoding 2-keto-3-deoxygluconate permease, translating into MIMRFLKKIPAGMMVVPMLLGAIINTFLPEVTNIGSFTTAVFTSAGANTAIGIQLFCLGTTLRVRDMGGVVKRGGVLLISKFVIGAAIGIVVGKVFGPTGVLGLSSLAIISAVTNSNGSIYLALMNSYGDTVDQAAMPLLAINDGPMLTMIAMGIGGLADIPFMALVAAIGPILVGMILGNIDKDLSDFLAPAGTILLPFVGFCLGAGMNLTNIAKGGAQGILLGLVTCLIGGAFIVLCDRFISRRPGYAGWAVATTAGNAVAVPAVIAEADPSWAQWADVATSQVAASAILTAILVPIITSWWAKKFGCPKFPKDEAQKALFEKH
- a CDS encoding UxaA family hydrolase encodes the protein MLNGMIVEPVDNVVVAIEPVKKGETVTYMCAGEEKRLTAAEDITIYHKLAACDIAKGQPIVKYGEHIGLAARDIKAGEHVHCHNLEEHRENLDSKG
- a CDS encoding UxaA family hydrolase, which encodes MNFYGYKRPDGRVGVRNKVLILPASVCASDTTRIISQQVVGSVTFNNQLGCSQVAPDQQFTMDVMAGYAANPNVYGTVVVSLGCENCQMDLVVKAIQERTNKPLKQVIIQEAGGTLKAIDMAVRYAKEMVEEASLLQKEEFPMSELIIGTECGGSDPTSGLAANPLIGQLSDLIVKEGGTSILSETTEFIGAEHLLARRAINKEVHDRIFEIVHRYEDSLRLVGEEVREGNPSPGNKAGGLTCLEEKSLGCIHKGGHSPVMAVYDYAKQVEAKQGLVIMDTPGNDPSSVAAMVAGGAQIVVFSTGRGTPTGNPLAPVIKITGNKLTYANMIDNIDVDASPLIYGTKTIEELGQELLKLTQEVACGKQTKAESLGYTEMAIARVCNFV